The sequence CGGATGCCCATGCAGCGTCCCTTCCCGGGCGACAGGTACCCACTCGGCTGACACACGCTGGCGAGGAGGTGGAGATGGCCCAACCGAGACTCGAGAACCGGACGCACTTCGCCGCTGAGGCACTCTTCCTCACGGACGAGCATGGGCAACCGGTGGTGACGCTCGCGGCCAAGGCCACGTATGTCCTGAGCGGGCAGGGGCTCTCCCTGGCCGGGGAGCAGGCGCCCTTGTGGCTCGAGGGCGAGCTGTGGGGTGAAGACAGCGCCCAATCCAGCTACCGCTACGAGCCCGAGTGTGCGTCCTTCAAGCCCGGCACGGACGTGGTGCTGGTAGGGCATGCCCACCCACCCGATGCCCGGACGCGCGAGTTCCTCGTGCGCTTCCAGGTGGGGCCGCTGCGCAAGGAGGTGCGCGTGGTGGGAGACCGCACCTGGTACAAGAGCCTGGGTTCGCTCGCGATGACGCCACCCCGCCCTGTCGAGCGGATTCCGCTGTGCTACGAGCGGGCCTTTGGCGGCTGGGACCGCAGCCACCCCGACTCCGCACGGCACACGTTCGAGCCGCGCAATCCCGTGGGCCGGGGCTTCCGAGGGCCCGAGGGGCGCTTCGAGGAGGGAGTTCTTCTCCCCAACCTGGAGGACCCCGCCCACGCGCTCACCTCATTCCGACAGACACCGCCACCCGCCGGCTTCGGCTTCCTCTCTCCCCATTGGCTTCCCCGTGCACGACTCGCCGGAACCCATGACGCGGCCTGGGAGCGCGAACGCAAACCCCTGCCTCCAAGGGACTACGACCCACGCTTCATGAACGCGGCCTCGCCGGGCCTGGTGGCCACGGGCTACCTGCGCGGGAACGAGGCCGTCGTGGTGGAGAACGCCTCCCCAGACGGTCGACTCGTCTTCTCCCTGCCCGGGCTGCCACCCCCAGCTTTCAAGGTGTCGTTGAAGGGACATTCCCGGAAGCACGGCGTGCTCAACCTGGACACCCTCATCGTCGATACGGACGCCGCCCGGGTGTACCTGCACTGGCGCGCATGTGTGCCGTTGCGCAGCGGCCCGCTGGATGTCTTTCAAATGGAATTGAGGCCGGGAAGCAGCGCTCCCGTCTGATGGGTCATGACGCACGCAAGGATTTGATTGAAGCCCCATCCACGTGGGGCCGAAGGGAGGCCAGATGGGTACCACGGTGGGAGTGAACAAGCTCTCGGTCGTGCACAAAGAGACGAACGGAGTCACCATCGCCATGCCCGACGTCTGCAAGACGCCGAGCCCGGGTGGCCCCATTCCCATTCCCTATCCCAACATCGCCCGTTCCTCGGACACGGCGAAGGGAACGAAGGATGTCTCCGTCGACGGCAACCCCGTCTGCGTCAAGGACTCCCACTTCAGCACCAGCACGGGAGACGAGGCAGGCACCGCGGGCGGCGGCGTGGCCTCGGGCAAGACGAAGGGCAAGGCGGAGTTCGTCAACTTCTCCTTCGACGTGAAGTTCGAAGGAAAAAACGTCGCGCGTGCCCTGGACCTGATGCTCCACAACGACAAGAACACCCCGCCCGCTCCACTGATGCAGCCTCCAGTCATCACCCTGGCCAACGACGCCAGGGTGGAATCCATCGTGTGCACGGTGTGCAAGAAGAAGATGGAGGAGTAGGTGCGTTGGGACATCCTGGAGCGACACCTCTCCGAGGCCGCCTTCCTCTGGACACAGTGGGAGCGTGTTCTGCATGCGCCGCACTACACGCTGGAGGATGTGGCTGAGCTCGAGGAGCGCCTGCGAGCCCACCTGGATGGGCTGGTCCTGGGTGGGCCCCCGGTGGCGGACCGGCTTCTCTGGCCCGCCATGGAGGAAGCCGAGCCCGGCCTCGCGCAGGCGGCCGCGCTCTGCCTGCTTCATGAGGAGTTGGACCCCCACCTCGACTGCGTGGAGCACTGGCTTCCGACGGAACAGGTGTCGCTTCCCGAACCGCTGAGGAGGATTCTTGAGGTCGTTGAACGGCCGGGCCTTCCGGAGCGACTGCACCTGGGACTGGATGCGCGCCCGCTCCCCATCCGGGCGGAGCTGGCCCGTCTCCTCGGGCTCAGGCGCGTGCGGCTGGGGGAGTTCCTGGAAGGGCTGCTCACGAGCAGTGATGAGGACGCCCGGGTCGCCGCGCTTCAGGCCATCGAATCGGCACCGGACCCCGCCTTCGCGTCCGGGGTCCAGCGGTCGCTGAACACAGCCTCGACGAAGGTCCGCGATGCCGCCATCACCACGGGACTCGTCCTCGGGCTTCACGCCGCCTGGGACCAGTGCCTGCGCCAGGTCCGCTCGCACGCGCCAGAGGGAGCACGGTGCCGCCTGCTCCTCGCTCTCTGCGGAAGTGCGGACTCCACCCTCCTCCTCCGGGAGGCACTGGAGAAACCGGAGCTGCGCAGAGACACTTTATGGGCCGTGGGATTCTCTGGCAGGCCGGCCCTCGCCGAGGCCTGTCTACCCCTGCTCAGGAGCGAAGCGTGCGCGGCACTCGCGGGTGAGGCCTTCTGCGCCATCACCGGACTGGTGCTCGAAGGCCGATTCCGTGCTGGGCCCCCTCCGGAGCCCGAGGAGCCACTTCCTCTCGAAGAAGACCTGGCCACGAGCGTCGAGTTGACGGCCGAGAGCGAGCTCCCACTTCCCGCCGCGGATGCGGTGGAGGCATGGTGGGCCAGCGCCAGGAAGAACTTCGATTTCCAGGCGCGCTACCTGCGAGGCCAACGCCTCACCCCCACGAGCCTGTTGGATGCGCTGGAGCACGGCCCCATGCGCCGACGTCCCGTCCAGTCCCTGGAGCTGGCCATTCGCAGTCAGGGCGAGCTGAGCGTCCAGGTGTCGGGCTTCACCCGAATGCAACGCCGGCAGCTACAGGCAGCCCGTCAATGCCGGCTCACGGCCTCGAAGCTCTTCGCCGCCATGGGTTGACGGCTGGAGTCCGCTCTCATTCCA comes from Pyxidicoccus parkwaysis and encodes:
- a CDS encoding DUF2169 family type VI secretion system accessory protein, with product MAQPRLENRTHFAAEALFLTDEHGQPVVTLAAKATYVLSGQGLSLAGEQAPLWLEGELWGEDSAQSSYRYEPECASFKPGTDVVLVGHAHPPDARTREFLVRFQVGPLRKEVRVVGDRTWYKSLGSLAMTPPRPVERIPLCYERAFGGWDRSHPDSARHTFEPRNPVGRGFRGPEGRFEEGVLLPNLEDPAHALTSFRQTPPPAGFGFLSPHWLPRARLAGTHDAAWERERKPLPPRDYDPRFMNAASPGLVATGYLRGNEAVVVENASPDGRLVFSLPGLPPPAFKVSLKGHSRKHGVLNLDTLIVDTDAARVYLHWRACVPLRSGPLDVFQMELRPGSSAPV
- a CDS encoding DUF4150 domain-containing protein codes for the protein MGTTVGVNKLSVVHKETNGVTIAMPDVCKTPSPGGPIPIPYPNIARSSDTAKGTKDVSVDGNPVCVKDSHFSTSTGDEAGTAGGGVASGKTKGKAEFVNFSFDVKFEGKNVARALDLMLHNDKNTPPAPLMQPPVITLANDARVESIVCTVCKKKMEE
- a CDS encoding TIGR02270 family protein → MRWDILERHLSEAAFLWTQWERVLHAPHYTLEDVAELEERLRAHLDGLVLGGPPVADRLLWPAMEEAEPGLAQAAALCLLHEELDPHLDCVEHWLPTEQVSLPEPLRRILEVVERPGLPERLHLGLDARPLPIRAELARLLGLRRVRLGEFLEGLLTSSDEDARVAALQAIESAPDPAFASGVQRSLNTASTKVRDAAITTGLVLGLHAAWDQCLRQVRSHAPEGARCRLLLALCGSADSTLLLREALEKPELRRDTLWAVGFSGRPALAEACLPLLRSEACAALAGEAFCAITGLVLEGRFRAGPPPEPEEPLPLEEDLATSVELTAESELPLPAADAVEAWWASARKNFDFQARYLRGQRLTPTSLLDALEHGPMRRRPVQSLELAIRSQGELSVQVSGFTRMQRRQLQAARQCRLTASKLFAAMG